Below is a genomic region from Caldicoprobacter guelmensis.
GCTGTGAGCATAGGCAAGGTAAACGATGAAATATTGCTTGACTTGTGTTATGAGGAAGATGTGGTGGCAACAGTTGATATGAACCTTGTGATGACTGAAAAAAGCGAGCTTATAGAGATACAGGGTACGGGCGAGGGTTCACCTTTCGCTCTGCAGGATTTGAGCCTTTTTCTCGAGCTGGGACAAAAAGGGATTAACCAGCTCATTCAATGCCAGATGGAAGTTTTAGGCGAACTAAATAGCTTGGTGGGGCAGGGAAAATGAGACAGATAGTGATTGCAACCAATAATCTCGGTAAAATACAGGAAATTCGCCAAATTCTGGGCGACCTGCCCTTTGAATTATTATCTTTACGGGATGCTGGCATCACCATAAAGGTAGAAGAGGACCAGGATTCATTTGAAGGAAATGCGAGGAAAAAAGCGCTGGAAGTTGCCAAATATACGGGATATCCTGCTCTAGCGGATGATTCAGGTTTAGAAGTTGTAGCGCTTGGAGGCCAGCCAGGAGTGTATTCGGCCCGTTTTGCAGGAGAAGATGCTACCGACGAACAAAACAACGCTAAGCTGCTCAAGATGATGGAAGGCATACCCTATGAGAAGAGGCAAGCCGTATTTCGATGTGTGGTGGTTTTGGCTTATCCAGACGGAAGGATGCTTGAGGCAAAAGGAGAGTGCTATGGCAGGATAGGTTTTAAACCTTCGGGCAGTGGGGGATTTGGCTATGACCCGCTTTTCATTGTGGACGGTTTGGGGAAGACATTTGCGGAGCTTACTCCAGAAGAGAAAAACAGGGTCAGCCACCGCGGGATAGCTTTAAGAAGGCTTAAGGAGTTGATTAAACAGCAATGTTGTAATCTCGATGCCGGCAAAGGTGAGTAACTGTATGCCTTATTCAATATACCTTTATGCCTTGATGGCGTATTTCTAGCGATTAGTTTGCAGAGGTGAAATTTATAAGCAAGGGAAAGAAGTTGCATCATTTTTGTTACAAGGATTGTGGTCAGCAGCCAATCTCACTTCATCAATTGTGGATATGGTTAAAGGGACGGGAATGAACTATGAGAATTGGAGTAATCAGTGACAGCCATGGGAAAAGGTTTGCCATTGACAGGGCTTTGAAGAGCATAGGAGAAGTGGACATGCTTATCCACCTTGGAGATCTGTGTTCCGATGCCCTGTATATGGAAAAGTCATTAGAAGTGCCGGTGGTATATGTCAGGGGCAATTGTGATTTTTCTGGGCAAGCTCCTTATTCAAGGGAGATTGAAGTGAAGGGTAAACTAATATTTTTAACCCATGGACATCTTTACCGGGTAAAATGGGGGACAAGCTACATTGTGGACTTCGCAAGCAAGAATGGCTTTGATGTGGTGCTTTTCGGCCATACCCACGTGCCTGAAGTTTTTTGGGAGGATAACATCGTATTTATGAACCCAGGAAGCGTTTCTCTGCCCAGAGGTGGTGCAAGTCCATCAGCTGGAGTTATTGAGGTGGCAGACGATAAGATTTTGCCGTATATTGTAAAAATCTAAATTGCAGTATTAAATGCAACACCTTTCAAGAAAAAAGCGAGGTACAGATATCCAAATTTTTCTTTAGATTCTCTCAGTACTTGGAGCTCTACCTAGCTGTTTTGCGATGTAGCATATGCTTTTGTCTTCTTTGTGCAGGGCAGCAGTTTGACCTCTCTCGTAGGCATTTAGGTGTGTAAGAGAACGATATTTCGTAGTACAATTATGTTGGGCCATAGTGAGACCTCCATGTATGTTTAGTGGTTTTTGGATATCTATATCATACAGGATTTCTCACTATGGTTCTATAATTTTTGGTGTTTCATTTAATTTTACAACGAACCGTTGACAATAGTAGTAACAAATAGTATATTTTTAATGTATTCTGGATGCAGAGTGAAGACAATATGATATATCAAATTTATATTCATAAGCTTTACACATTAGAGAAGGGGGATTAGCCATTGTTTAAGGATGAGAAAAAGCCTTTGTACATGAAAATATTTGAATATTATGAGCAAAAGATTAAGAATAAAGAGTTATTACCTAATGATCAGCTCCCTACCGAGATGGAAATGGCAAAGATGTTTGGCGTGAGCAGAATTACGACAAAAAGGGCATTGGAGGAACTTGAAAGAGAGGGGCTCATATACAGAAAAAGGGGCAGGGGAAGTTTTGTTCTGGAATATCAGCAAAAAAAGACTAATGAGCCTGGCAGAAAAAATGTGATATCTATGATTGTCCCTGTGTCAAGCATGTGGGGGAGAAATATAGATTATGTCAGAGGAGCTACTAGTGTGATTGAGCAAAGAGGTTATTACCTTACTCTCCATATTACTGAAGATGAAAAACACGAGAGGGAGTTGTTAATGAGTATTCCGAAGGAGGGGATAAGCGGTATTATTTATTATCCTATATCTCGATCGCACTTTGATCTTTTATATGCTATGCATCTTACTGGGTATCCTTTGGTGATCATTGATAAGCATTTTGAATCTCTTCCTATAAGCTATGTTATATGTGACAATTTTGGAGGGGGATATCAATCTGTTACACATCTGGTGGATCTGGGGCATAAAAATATTGCTTATGTGGCATGTTCTACTATTGAATCTGTTAGTACAGTGAGGGAGCGTTTCTTCGGTTACTGTTCGGCTTTGGTGGAGCATGGGCTTCAGATCGATCTCAATCTTGCTGTTTTTGGCTTGGCAGACCAGAAAAAATATATTGCTCAAAGTTGTACATGTAAAACAGATTTTTTAAATCCTGTGTTGGAAGAGCTATTAAAGAAGGGAGTAACAGGTATT
It encodes:
- a CDS encoding XTP/dITP diphosphatase; this encodes MRQIVIATNNLGKIQEIRQILGDLPFELLSLRDAGITIKVEEDQDSFEGNARKKALEVAKYTGYPALADDSGLEVVALGGQPGVYSARFAGEDATDEQNNAKLLKMMEGIPYEKRQAVFRCVVVLAYPDGRMLEAKGECYGRIGFKPSGSGGFGYDPLFIVDGLGKTFAELTPEEKNRVSHRGIALRRLKELIKQQCCNLDAGKGE
- a CDS encoding metallophosphoesterase, whose product is MRIGVISDSHGKRFAIDRALKSIGEVDMLIHLGDLCSDALYMEKSLEVPVVYVRGNCDFSGQAPYSREIEVKGKLIFLTHGHLYRVKWGTSYIVDFASKNGFDVVLFGHTHVPEVFWEDNIVFMNPGSVSLPRGGASPSAGVIEVADDKILPYIVKI
- a CDS encoding helix-turn-helix domain-containing protein, giving the protein MAQHNCTTKYRSLTHLNAYERGQTAALHKEDKSICYIAKQLGRAPSTERI
- a CDS encoding GntR family transcriptional regulator — its product is MFKDEKKPLYMKIFEYYEQKIKNKELLPNDQLPTEMEMAKMFGVSRITTKRALEELEREGLIYRKRGRGSFVLEYQQKKTNEPGRKNVISMIVPVSSMWGRNIDYVRGATSVIEQRGYYLTLHITEDEKHERELLMSIPKEGISGIIYYPISRSHFDLLYAMHLTGYPLVIIDKHFESLPISYVICDNFGGGYQSVTHLVDLGHKNIAYVACSTIESVSTVRERFFGYCSALVEHGLQIDLNLAVFGLADQKKYIAQSCTCKTDFLNPVLEELLKKGVTGIVAENDYIAVWIQNALLDMGIKIPKEVSLVGFDNLDVLEEVGVLLTTVEQNFYEIGKTAAEIIIEMLEGGQKQQVKKIIPVKLIVKESTGPCKVV